The stretch of DNA CTGCTCAACGGTGTGATCGAGCTGGTGCCAGTCGCCAACCCGCTGGGCCTCGGCCAATTGCTGCAAGGCAATCATCAGGGGCGTTTCGAGGCGGGCAGCGGCAAGAATTTCAACCGCGATTTCGTCGAGCTGAGCGCGCCGGTTGCGGCGGCATTGGCTGACCGCCTCGGTGACGATCCGCACGCCAACATTCGCCTGATCCGTCAGGCCATGGCTGATCACTTGGCGGCATTGCCTGAGGCGAGCAGTCAGTTGCAAGGCATGCAGCGTGTTTTGCTGAGCCACGCCTGCACCGCCGATGTGGTGCTCGATCTGCATTGCGACGCTGAAGCCGCGCTGCACATGTACGCGCTGCCGCAGCACTGGCCGCAGTGGCGTTCGCTGGCCGCGCATCTGAACGTGCGGGTTGGCTTGCTGGCGGAAGATTCTGGTGGCAGTTCGTTCGACGAAGCGTGCTCGTTGCCTTGGCTGCGTCTGTCGCGGCAGTTCCCGGACGCGCAGATTCCGCTGGCGTGCCTGGCGACTACCGTCGAGCTGGGCGGTCAGGCCAATACCGACCGCGCTGATGCGGTGGCGTGGGCCGAAGGCATTCTGGGGTTCCTTGCCGAGCAGGGCTTGATCACCGGTGAGTGGCCGAACCCGGCACACGAAGCCTGTGAAGGCATGCCGTTCGAAGGCACTGAATTGCTGTTGGCACCGCACCCCGGAGTGGTGAGCTTTTTGCGTAAACCCGGCGAGTGGGTCGAAGCCGGGGATGAGATTTTCGAAGTGATCGATCCTGTGTCCGATCGGGTCAGCACGGTATGTGCTGGTACCTCCGGGGTGCTGTTTGCCATTGAACGGCTGCGCTATGCCCAACCCGGTTTCTGGCTGGCCAAGGTGGCGGGGCGCGAAGCGCTGCGTCACGGGCGCTTGCTCAACGACTGACTGACTGTTTTTGTGAGAACCGACCGCATGTACAAACTTGAAGTCCAAGACCTGCATAAACGCTATGGCAGTCACGAAGTGCTCAAGGGCGTGTCCCTGAAAGCGGCAGCCGGCGATGTGATCAGCATCATCGGCTCCAGTGGCTCCGGCAAAAGTACTTTCCTGCGTTGCATCAACCTGCTCGAACAGCCGCACGCGGGCAAGATCCTGCTCAACAACGAAGAGCTGAAACTGGTGGCGAACAAGGATGGCGCGCTGAAAGCCGCTGATCCGAAACAGCTGCAACGCATGCGTTCGCGCCTGTCGATGGTGTTCCAGCATTTCAACCTGTGGTCGCATATGACTGCGATTGAAAACATCATGGAAGCGCCGGTCCACGTACTCGGCGTATCCAAGGCCGAAGCTCGCGAGAAGGCCGAGCACTACCTGAACAAGGTCGGCGTGGCGCATCGTAAAGACGCGTTCCCTGGACACATGTCCGGTGGCGAGCAGCAGCGTGTGGCGATTGCCCGTGCGCTGGCGATGGAGCCGGAAGTGATGCTGTTCGACGAACCGACGTCGGCCCTCGACCCGGAGCTGGTCGGCGACGTGCTTAAAGTGATGCAAGCGCTGGCTCAGGAAGGTCGCACCATGGTCGTGGTGACGCACGAAATGGGCTTTGCCCGTGAAGTGTCGAACCAGTTGGTGTTCCTGCACAAAGGTGTTGTTGAAGAGAGCGGCAACCCGCGCGAAGTGCTGGTCAATCCGCAATCGGAGCGTTTGCAACAATTCCTCTCGGGCAGCCTTAAGTAATCGCTGCCGTTATGCACCCAATTAGGTCATGCTTCGCGACCTGAAGACTGGCTCGGTCCCCCCCTGTGGGAGCGGGCTTGCTCGCGAAAGCGGTCGATCAGTCAACATCATTGCTGTCTGAACCACCGCTTTCGCGAGCAAGCCCGCTCCCACAATGGACCTGCGACAGCTTCGATTACGGGCTAGCATTGGCCCATGCCTTCATCACCGTTCTTCGTTTCGGATTGCCCGCCCATGACTGCCCATCGAATTGGTTTCCTGATTTGGCCCAGCACTAAAGCTCTGACGCTGGCGCTGGCGGAGGAGGCCTTGCGCGTTGCTCAGCGGGTACACCCGGAGGTGGTTTATGAACTGTCGTTCCTGCAGGCCGAAGCCGTGACAGAAACGGCGGCCGCAGGTGCCTGGCAACTGCCCGGCGAGGCCTGGACCGGCAAGCTGGAAAATTTCCAGAAACTGTTCCTGCTCGCTGACGAGCCGCCGACCACTCTGGCTCCGGCGCTCAGCAGCGCGCTCAAGCAACTGGTGCGTGCCGGTTGCGTGATCGGTGGGTTGTCGGCCGGTGTCTATCCGCTGGCGCAGCTTGGTTTGCTCGACGGTTACCGCGCGGCCGTGCACTGGCGCTGGCAGGACGATTTCGCCGAACGGTTCCCGAAAGTCATCGCCACCAGCCATCTGTTCGACTGGGATCGCGATCGCCTGACCGCGTGTGGCGGCATGTCGGTCCTCGACTTGCTGTTGGCGGTGCTGGCCCGTGATCACGGGGCGGAACTGGCCGGTGCGGTGTCCGAAGAACTGGTGGTCGAACGCATCCGCGAGGGCGGCGAGCGCCAACGTATTCCATTGCAGAACCGCCTCGGTTCCAGCCATCCGAAGCTCACCCAGGCGGTGCTGCTGATGGAAGCCAACATTGAAGAGCCGCTGACCACCGACGAAATCGCCCAGCACGTGTGCGTATCCCGTCGGCAGTTGGAACGAATCTTCAAGCAATACCTCAACCGCGTGCCGAGCCAGTACTACCTGGAACTGCGCCTGAACAAGGCCCGGCAGATGTTGATGCAAACCAGCAAGTCGATCATCCAGATCGGCCTGTCCTGCGGTTTCTCTTCGGGGCCGCATTTCTCCAGCGCCTACCGCAACTTCTTCGGCGCCACGCCGCGCGAAGATCGCAACCAGCGGCGCAGCAGCAGCCCCTTCGAGTTGTCGTCAGTGCCGCCAGAGCGCGGTTGACGCAGTCCGCCCCCCCTGACAGTCATTCATCGACCCCGGAATCCTCGGAAGTAGATACCTCCATTTCCGCGCGCTCGATGACTTCCTCCACGCCAAAATCGATGCGGTGGTTTCTGAAGTAGGCGATCAGTCGTTGAAGGCTGATTGGCGAGAGTGGGTTGCCCCTGAGGCTGAACTTTTCGGCGCGCTCCACTGGCAGCTCCAGAATATCGCTGGGAACCTCAGCGATCGCGTTGTCACTCAGGTCGGCGATTTCCAGATGTTCGAGTTGCAGCAAGCCCGGTGGCAGTTCGGTGATGCCGGTGTTGTCCAGCATCAGGGTCGTCAAGTCAGTCATCTGGCTGACATCCGGTGCCTCGCCCAGTGGATTATCACTCAGGTCCAGATGATCCAGGCGTTCCATTTGCGCAAGCGCCAATGCTGTTTGGCGTGTGAGCGTGAGGTCGCATTGCGAGAGTGACAAATGGGTCAGCTCAGCCATGCGAAAGACTGCCGGCGGGATGTCCTCGAGTCGGTATTGATAAATCGTCAGGCCCCGCAGACTGGCGAACGTCTCCACGAACTGCTCAACCCCGAACGTCTGGCCCGGGCGGCTTCTCAGGTACAGGTGCGTGACATGGCTGAAGTCGGCATCGAGCGCAGGCAGATGACCGGTGATGATCGTCGGTAAATTCAGGTCATGAAGTGGCTGACGGTTCTGATCCAGCTCATCAAGCTCGGTTTCCCGGCGCCAGCACTGTTCTACGAGGGATTTGAACTCATGACGTGCCGCGTACTCGTTCAATAGTTCCTCGATCGTGAAGGGCTCGCCACTGATCGGGTGCAGGGGCGGATGGTCGATCGCCCAGGTGGCGAGGTTGGTGCTCAAGGCACTGTATTCGCTTTCAAGCCGTGCAAGCTCGACTCGCCCCTCGGCCAGAGTGCCGGGCAGGAGATAAAAAAACTCACTGGCCTGTTCCTGGTCCATGCGCGTGTACAGCGTCTGTACGCGCAACAAATCGGCTGGCTCGGCCAATACGCCGAAGTCCTGTCGTGTTTCGTTGAAGTAGTGCTTGATGCGTTCACGGTCGGCTGCAGCAATCGGATTACCGCCCAGATCGAAACCTTCCGGAATGTTGCCAGGAAGCTCGAACAGGATGGAAGGCAGTGACTGGATCCGGTTGTCATTGAGCAGTGCGGTTCGCAGTTGCGGACGGCTGAGGAGCCCGGTCGGGAGCTCGGATATACCGGTTTCCGAAAGGTCGATGTAATTCAGTTTCGCCATTCGTTCGACATTGGGAAGGAGTCCGAGCGGGTTTCTGTACAAGTCCAGGGTTTTCAGCTGAGTCAGGCCCGCCAGTGATGCCTGGCTCTCGGGTGTCAGGGTGATACCGCAGTCGCTGAGAATCAGTTCGCGCAATTGTGGTGATCGACTGATCGCTTCCGGGAGGCTACCCAGTTGAAAGCTGCGCAACGCCAGGCGGCGCAGCCCGGTAAATCCGTTCAGAAACCCATGTACGCCCTGAGTGCTGCCGACACCCTCGATGGTCAGGTAGTCGACGTGACTGAAGTTCACTCCCAGCTGTGGCAGCTCACCCATGATGGGCTGTGAGAGGCGCAGATCGATGCTTTGATCGGCGTCCTCGGACAAGTAAACCTGCTGCTTCCAGCAGTCCAGAATGTCGACCCTCATCTGCCGCCTGCGATGACGCTGAATCGCATATTGCTCTGTGGTGAGGCGGGCGCCGGTATCCGGGTGGGCAATGGGAATGCGATCAATCCACGGATTCAGAACTTCGTCCAGGTGTTTGCGTTCAACGATCAAACGGTTCAGTTCTCCTCGGGGGCCACTCGGATGGCGCTGCAACCGTTCGACAAACGCGCTCAGCTCTTCAGGCAGTAAATGCGGCAGCAGCCAGTGGGCATGCATCTGCAAGGTCGGTGTGTTGGCGGGGGTGCGCCGATACCCGGCTGTGCCGCCAAGCAGGCGCATGACGGCTGGATCGTAAGCGGGTTTGCGATCGGGGTTTTGCGCGAGCAGATTCAGCAGCGCTTCACGGTCGAGTGCGTGATCACCAATCAACTGCTTGAGCTTCTGCTCCTGCGTGATGTGGAGGTTCAACGTCGAGCGTTCGGTGTCAGGCAGTGCATGCAACAGGCTCCAATACAGCGACCCCGACGCACTGAGCGATTCACCTGTATTGTCGAAAGGCTGGTAGTCGCCCTGCGCGGTCAGCACCAGCACTTTGCGGATGAGGGCGTCCTGCGGGCCAATACTGTCGAGGAGCGGCCCGCTGTGGGTGTAATGCCTTATCTCGATTCGAACCGACGACGACCAGCCCGGTAGCCGTGGTAGCGAATGGAGTGCCAGCCGATCCGTATCCAGGTTGTTGCTTGTTACCGTCAGCTCCAGCCCTTCGAGGGCCCGAGCCGCACGGACTTGCAGGCCGGCCTCTCGAGTCAGGTCAACCAGCCGTTCGGAGAGTGTGCCGCGCTGCAGTTGCAGGCGTTCGGCGTCACTCATTGATTCCACAAGCGCTTGCGCCAATGCCTTCGGCACGCCGGGTTCGGCATCCATCAATGTCTGCGTCAGTGGGCCGGCGCCGCGTTGCAGTCGGTCGTAGCGATCCTCGAACAGGCTTTGTCGCTTGCGTTGTGCAAGCTCGGCGATTGTGCGGCGAAGGTTGGCGGCGCGAACCTCAGTCGGCGGTGCGGGCGTATGCAATGCTTCGCCCAATAGCGTGCGTCTTTGCGACTCTGTCAGTTGTTGCAGGCAGGTCTTGAGCAGGTCGCCATTATCCAGTCGTGAAGCTTCGATTCGTACAAACGGCACATTGGGAGCGGGACTGCGCCACAGGGTTTTTCCCTGCTGATCGATCAGTTGCAGGCCATGGTCAGCGGGCCAGTAGCCGTTATCGAAGAGCACTTGCAGTTGGGTGGCGGGATCGGCCTTGAGATAATCCTCGGCGCGGCGGCTGCCGATCTGGTCGATGAACAATTGAATGTCCTGATCGATCTGCCAGCGCTGCAGAGTGTCGGCCAGCAGCAGTGGCAGCGGTTCATGCTCGACATGCATTTGGCGCAAGGCGTTTTCCCGGCAGCCGCTGATGTTCAGCAGGCGCTCTTGCAGGTCTGCGGGCAGACGTTGCATCTGCGGGTTGCTGCGTTTGAGCAAGGTGGGGCGATCCCAGCTCAGCGGCTGATCGAGTTCGGTTTTCCAGGCACCGGTGGTGTTGTGCTTGAGGGCGGGTTTGTAAGCGTCGGGGCGGCTCGGATGGTCAATTCGATGCTCGCCTGTTCGGGGATCGCGGCTGACGATATACAGCTTTTCTTCCAGCGCCAGTAATGTCTTGCCCTGATGGGTGTGCAGACCAAGCGCATCGGGTCTGGCGTCTTTGGGCAAGGTGTCAGGAAGCTCATAAGGGCGCAGGTCGGGCTTCCAGTAGCGGCTCTTTGCGTTGCTCGGGTTGGTCGGAATGAATCGATCGATGAACGCAACGGTTTGAGCCGGCAGCATGGCGCGGAACTCGCCTGCGGCGATCGCGCCTCCGGCCACAAAAGTGCCGACCTGCACCACGGACTCCACGACCCCCATCAGGTGTTCGAATGCTTCGCGGTGCAGCCCTTCGGCCCAGTCGACGATGCCCTCGAAGGTTTCGTCGAGCAATTGGTACGCCGTATAGGCCAGCATCAATTCGCCAAGAAACGGCACGAACGGCAGGGCGACGAACACGGCGATGTTGAGCAATGTCTGCGCGATCTCCGTGAAGGAATCCCAGAGCGCCCAGCGTGCCTTGCGATCGACCGTCGCAGTCGAGATGGCGATGACGCTGGCGTCGTTGAGAATCTTGTCGAGTTTGCGTTGGTAGAGATACCCCCACAGATCACCCCGAATCGGTGTCGCGGCAACTTGCAGAAGAGGACGTGCGTTCGGGCTCTCGCGCCAGGTCGGACGTGGGTCGCCGGCGGGCACCGGTTGCCAGGTGACGGGGCCGAGCAGAGTCTTCAGTTGGCCAAAGAAATATCCCCGGTCGGCATGGTCGACGAAGCGGCTGAAGAAGGCTTGATAGTCCGGGTCGCGCAGGCGCTGCGCCAGTTCCAGGGCGAAGGCGCCGGTACTCGCGTACTCCTTGACCGGGTGCTGCGGATCATCGGGAATGTAGGCCACGACTCGCGCTGCGCTGTTCGCATCGTCAAGATTCGGGGCGAACAGCACGATGCCCGTGAGGCTGGCCTTCATCATCGTCAGTGCATGGCAGTGCCACGCCTGGCGATTGAGGCGCAAATGCTGCAAGCCGTCGAGCAGGCCGAGAATCAGGCGATGAACATCGGTGCCCAACAGCTTTTGCATGGAGGCCGTTTGCAGGGCGGCGACCAACGCGGCTTTGTCACTTGCGCAAACTTTGGGCTGCAGCACGGCAGCGACCGGTGGATTGCTGATGCCCAGGTTGTCTTGCAGATAGGCGTTATAGCGCTGGCCGATATCCAGTTCGCGACACAGGCGGGTGAAGGCCGTGATCGGCATCGTCTCGACGATGTTCGGCAGCACGCCGAACTGGCCTTCGGGAGAGGGCTGGCTGACGTAGTCCGAGGCAGGTTCAAAGGCATCATCGGCGGTCTCGCTGCTTTCAAAATTGTGCAGCGCAGCGTCCAGCAGTGAGACGGTCCAGGTGCGCGCGGCCCCTGACTTGATGCGTAGCCACGGGACATGGGCGGGCAGGTACAGGCGCAGGAAGGTCTGCCTGACATCCAGTTTCAAGCCAAAGCGTTTTTCTATCTCGGCGCGCAGCAGTGGTGCGGCGAAGGCTTTGGCGTCTTGCAGTCGGGCAAGACTTTGCTCGACACGGTTGTGTGCGGTCCAGTGCGCGGCATTGAGCGCGCGCAGCGTTGCATGCTCGTTGCGCGATGCTTGCCTGAGGCTGACAGCCAGCCGAAGGTCGGCCCGTTTCAAGGCCTCGCGCTTGTACGCCGAGGTCTGGCTCAGCCAGGTCGGAATGGCCTGAAGCAACGGTTGATAGTGTGTGTCCTGCCTGGGGAGCAGCAGGGTTTCTGACAGTGTTGCCGGGGTATCGGTGGTTGCGTGAATCATGGAGACGGCCGTTTGCCTGGGAGAAGTCCATAGCAAACACCGTGAATTGATTCGATGTGCGGTACATATATACCGCACCCCGTAAAACTCTCTTGAGTAAGATCCCCTGTACGTCTGCGCAAACGACGGCGTGCAGTTTAAACTGCGCCTTTGCGACGCTATATGTCGCATTGCCGTAAACCCGGGAAAATCCGGGGTTTGCGCTATAAGAAGTTGTCGCTTGGCGGCAAGGCCGGGCTGAAAACTGTCCTTACAATCCCCCCATCGCTCGCCAGTTTCAGGCGGGTGGCCCTCATCAGGAGACTCCGATGTCCGTTGAGCACGCTGCGGTACAACGCGCCGATTTCGACCAGGTAATGGTTCCAAACTACGCGCCTGCCGCTTTCATTCCGGTGCGTGGCGCCGGTTCCCGCGTCTGGGATCAGGCCGGCCGCGAGCTGATCGACTTCGCCGGCGGCATCGCCGTCAACGTATTGGGCCATGCGCACCCGGCGCTGGTCGGTGCCTTGACCGAGCAAGCGAACAAGCTGTGGCACGTGTCCAACGTGTTCACCAACGAACCGGCCCTGCGCCTGGCGCACAAGCTGATCGACGCCACGTTCGCCGAGCGCGTGTTCTTCTGCAACTCCGGCGCTGAAGCCAACGAGGCCGCATTCAAGCTGGCCCGTCGTGTGGCGTTCGACCGTTTCGGCAGCGAGAAGTACGAAATCATCGCCGCGCTCAACAGCTTCCACGGCCGCACACTGTTCACCGTCAACGTCGGTGGCCAGTCGAAGTATTCCGACGGTTTCGGTCCGAAAATCACCGGCATCACCCATGTGCCTTACAACGATCTGGCAGCGCTGAAAGCCGCGGTTTCCGAGAAGACCTGCGCGGTCGTGCTGGAACCGATCCAGGGCGAGGGCGGCGTGCTGCCGGCCGAACTGGCTTACCTGCAAGGTGCCCGTGAACTGTGCGACGCGAACAACGCGCTGCTGGTGTTCGACGAAGTGCAAACCGGCATGGGCCGCACCGGCAACCTGTTTGCTTACCAGCATTACGGCGTGACCCCGGACATCCTGACCAGCGCCAAGAGCCTGGGCGGTGGTTTCCCTATCGCGGCGATGCTGACCACCGAAGCGCTGGCTAAACATCTGGTCGTCGGCACCCACGGCACCACATACGGCGGCAACCCGCTGGCGTGCGCGGTGGCTGAGGCGGTAATCGACGTGATCAACACCCCTGAGGTGCTGAATGGCGTCAATGCCAAGCACGACAAGTTCAAGACCCGTCTGCAGCAGATCGGCGAGAAGTACGGCCTGTTCACTCAGGTGCGCGGCCTCGGTCTGCTGATCGGTTGCGTGCTGAGCGACGCCTGGAAAGGCAAGGCCAAGGACATCTTCAACGCCGCTGAACAGGAAGGCCTGATGATTCTGCAGGCTGGCCCGGACGTGATCCGTTTCGCCCCGAGCCTGGTGGTGGAAGATGCCGATATCGATGCCGGTCTGGACCGCTTCGAACGTGCTGCCGCGAAACTGACGCAAGCCTGATAGACCCTTCGGCGCCTGGAGTTTTTCAGGCGCCGATCAAAATTTTATGCCGGACCAGATCACCTGTAGGAGTGAGCCTGCTCGCGATTGCGGTATGTCAGTCGACTCATTGGTTTCTGACAGACCGCAATCGCGAGCAGGCTCACTCCTACATTGATCTCCATGTAGGCCCGGTTATTTCTTCTGTAAGTTCTGAGATTAAGGAGTGACACCATGCTGGTGATGCGCCCTGCGCAAATGGCTGATCTGGGCGAGGTACAGCGTCTGGCTGCGGACAGTCCGATTGGTGTCACTTCCTTGCCGGATGACGTGGAACGTCTGAGCGACAAGATCGCTGCGAGCGAAGCCTCGTTTGCCGCCGAAGTGAGCTTCAACGGCGAGGAGAGCTATTTCTTCGTCCTCGAAGACACCGCCACCGGCAAGCTGGTGGGCTGCTCGGCCATCGTCGCCTCGGCCGGTTACTCGGAGCCGTTTTACAGCTTCCGCAACGAGACCTTCGTTCACGCCTCCCGCGAGCTGAAGATCCACAACAAGATCCACGTGCTTTCGCAGTGCCACGACCTGACCGGCAACAGCTTGCTGACCAGTTTCTACGTGCAGCGCGAGCTGGTGGGTTCGCCGTGGGCCGAGCTCAACTCCCGTGGTCGCTTGCTGTTCGTCGCCAGCCACCCGGAGCGTTTCGCTGATTCGGTGGTGACCGAGATCGTCGGCTACAGCGACGAGAACGGCGACTCGCCATTCTGGGATGCGATCGGCCGCAACTTCTTCGACCTCAACTACGCCGAGGCCGAGCGTCTGTGTGGCCTGAAGAGCCGCACGTTCCTCGCCGAACTGATGCCGCATTACCCGATCTACGTGCCGCTGTTGCCGGATTCCGCTCAGGAAGCGATGGGCCAGGTGCACCCGCGTGCGCAGATCACCTTCGACATCCTGATGCGCGAAGGCTTCGAGACCGATCACTACATCGACATTTTCGACGGTGGCCCGACCCTGCATGCACGCGTTTCGGGGATCCGTTCGATCGCCCAGAGCCGTGTGGTGCCGGTGAAGATCGGCGAGCCGGTCAAAGGTGCCGGACGCCAGTATCTGGTGGCCAACGCGCAGTTGCAGGATTACCGCGCGGTGTTGCTGGAACTGGACTACGCGCCGGGCAAACCGGTGACCCTGGATCTGGAAGCAGCCGAAGCCCTGGGCGTCGGTGAAGGTGCCAGCGTGCGCCTGGTGGCGGTTTAACGCCTTAGCGAGTTTCACGGGTGGCGAAGGCGGCCCGTTTGAGGAGATAGCATGATTGTTCGTCCCGTACGCAGCAGCGATTTATCCGCGCTGATCGATCTGGCCCGCAGCACCGGCACCGGCCTGACCACTTTGCCGGCCAACGAAGAACGCCTGACCCATCGGGTCGGCTGGGCCGAGAAGACCTTTCGCGGCGAAGCCGGCCGTGGCGATGCGGACTACCTGTTCGTGCTCGAAGACGACAACGGCCGTGTGGTGGGGATTTCCGCCATCGCCGGCGCCGTCGGTCTGCGTGAGCCGTGGTACAACTTTCGCGTCGGCCTGACCGTCAGCGCCTCGCAGGAGCTGAACATCTATCGCGAGATCCCGACGCTGTTCCTTGCCAACGACCTGACCGGCAACTCCGAACTGTGCTCGCTGTTCCTGCATACCGATTACCGCACGGGTCTGAATGGCCGCATGCTGTCCAAGGCGCGCATGCTGTTCATCGCCGAGTTCCCTGAGCTGTTCGGCAACAAGATTATCGCCGAGATGCGCGGCGTGTCCGACGAAGCCGGCCGCTCGCCATTCTGGGAAAGCCTGGGGCGGCACTTCTTCAAGATGGAATTCAGCCAGGCCGATTACCTGACTGGCGTCGGCAACAAGGCGTTCATCGCCGAACTGATGCCGAAATTCCCGCTGTACACCTGCTTCCTGTCGCCGGATGCGCGCAACGTTATCGGCCAGGTGCACCCGGACACCGAGCCGGCGCTGGCCATGCTCAAGAGCGAAGGTTTCAGCTATCAGGGCTACGTCGACATCTTCGACGCCGGTCCCGCCATCGAATGCGAAACCAGCAAGATCCGCGCGGTGCGCGACAGCGAAGCGCTGGTGCTGGCGATCGGTACGCCGGGCGATGACGCCACGCCGTTCATCATCCATAACCGCAAGCGCGAAGATTGCCGCATCACTGCTGCCCCGGCCCGTCTGGCCGCCGGCACGCTGGTGGTCGATCCGCTGACCGCCAAACGTCTTCAACTCAACGCTGGCGATCAAGTGCGCGCCGTGGCGTTGTCTGCTGCTCGGGAGTCGAAATAATGAATTCGCTTTACATCGCAGGTGAATGGCTGGCCGGTCAGGGCGAAGCCTTTCAGTCGCTGAACCCGGTGACCCAGCAAGTGCTGTGGTCGGGGGAGGGCGCTACTGCCGCTCAGGTCGAGTCCGCCGTGCAGGCTGCCCGTCAGGCATTCCCGGGTTGGGCGCGGTGTTCGCTGGACGAGCGCATCAGCGTGCTCGAAGCCTTCGCCGCGGCGCTGAAAAACCACAGCGACGAACTGGCGCGCACCATCGGTGAGGAAACCGGCAAGCCACTGTGGGAAGCCGCGACCGAAGTCACCAGCATGGTCAACAAAATCGCGATTTCGGTACAGAGCTACCGCGAACGTACCGGCGAGAAGAGCGGCCCGCTGGGTGACGCTACCGCCGTATTGCGCCACAAGCCACACGGTGTGGTCGCGGTGTTCGGCCCTTACAACTTCCCTGGCCACTTGCCGAACGGGCACATCGTGCCGGCGCTGCTGGCCGGTAACAGTGTGCTGTTCAAGCCAAGCGAACTGACCCCGAAAGTCGCCGAGCTGACGGTCAAGTGCTGGATCGAAGCCGGACTGCCGGCAGGCGTTCTGAAC from Pseudomonas sp. P8_229 encodes:
- the aruF gene encoding arginine/ornithine succinyltransferase subunit alpha, with the translated sequence MLVMRPAQMADLGEVQRLAADSPIGVTSLPDDVERLSDKIAASEASFAAEVSFNGEESYFFVLEDTATGKLVGCSAIVASAGYSEPFYSFRNETFVHASRELKIHNKIHVLSQCHDLTGNSLLTSFYVQRELVGSPWAELNSRGRLLFVASHPERFADSVVTEIVGYSDENGDSPFWDAIGRNFFDLNYAEAERLCGLKSRTFLAELMPHYPIYVPLLPDSAQEAMGQVHPRAQITFDILMREGFETDHYIDIFDGGPTLHARVSGIRSIAQSRVVPVKIGEPVKGAGRQYLVANAQLQDYRAVLLELDYAPGKPVTLDLEAAEALGVGEGASVRLVAV
- the astA gene encoding arginine N-succinyltransferase, which codes for MIVRPVRSSDLSALIDLARSTGTGLTTLPANEERLTHRVGWAEKTFRGEAGRGDADYLFVLEDDNGRVVGISAIAGAVGLREPWYNFRVGLTVSASQELNIYREIPTLFLANDLTGNSELCSLFLHTDYRTGLNGRMLSKARMLFIAEFPELFGNKIIAEMRGVSDEAGRSPFWESLGRHFFKMEFSQADYLTGVGNKAFIAELMPKFPLYTCFLSPDARNVIGQVHPDTEPALAMLKSEGFSYQGYVDIFDAGPAIECETSKIRAVRDSEALVLAIGTPGDDATPFIIHNRKREDCRITAAPARLAAGTLVVDPLTAKRLQLNAGDQVRAVALSAARESK